A single Anopheles maculipalpis chromosome 3RL, idAnoMacuDA_375_x, whole genome shotgun sequence DNA region contains:
- the LOC126561359 gene encoding nucleolar protein dao-5 gives MAALSDAVLDALVYEHLSKKDKTFAAVFQKKFKSPALPKGAPKLDEIVKHYQSTKQKLSTTGKQQAQEDSDDDEEEDSDEEEEEEEEKTPATNGKVVNGKKAANGTAVKKAQQVPEDEDDDDDDEDEDEDDEEDSDEEDDEAPAPKAGAGAKVTPKVTPLVKKVQQEESDEDDDDDDEEDEEDSDEEETPKPQQQKPAVAAAGQKRKAQDDAEEEEDDEEDDEEDDEEDEEAEKPKPAAAKKANNAAKPNTNQQQKNQKSIVNGKPMTNGEPLMNGKAEKAESSDDSSDESSEEDTKPTAKKPASAVPTSKTATPAAAKKQQEESSSEDDSSEDEAIVKKLAAVAVKTPAKAPAVVAKKAESSDDSSDDSSEEDSKPAAKKPTVSATPNAKTPAKAATPSAAKKQKEESSSEDDSSEDEATVKKPAAVAVKTSAKTPAKAPVAAAKKAESSEDSSDDSSEEDSKPAAKKPAVSATPNAKTPAKATTPAAAKKQKEDSSSEYDSSEDEATVKKPTAVAVNTPAKTPAKAPVAAAKKAESSENSSDDSSEEDSKPAAKKPAPAAVKTPAKTPAKAPAPVAKKAESSEDSSDDSSEEDSKPAAKKPVLIATTNGKTPAKAATPAAAKKQQEESSSEDNSSEDEATVKKPAAVKTPAKTPAKAPAVVAKKAESSDDSSDDSSEEDSKPAAKKPAVSATPNAKTPAKATTPAAAKKQQEESSSEDDSSEDEATVKKPAAVAVKTPAKTPAKAPVAAAKKAESSDDSSDDSSEEDSKPAAKKPVLTATTNGKTPAKAATPAAAKKQQEESSSEDDSSEDEATVKKPAAVAVKTSAKPPAKAPVAAAKKAESSEDSSDDSSEEDSKPAAKKPAVSATPNAKTPAKATTPAAAKKQQEESSSEDDSSEDEATVKKPAAVAVKTPAKTPAKAPAVVAKKAESSDDSSDDSSEEDSKPAAKKPVLTATTNGKTPAKAATPAAAKKQQEDSSSEDDSSEDEATVKKPTAVAVNTPAKTPAKAPVAAAKKAESSEDSSDDSSEEDSKPAAKKPAVSATPNAKTPAKAATPAAAKKQQEESSSEDDSSEDEATVKKPAAVKTPAKSPAKAPAVVAKKAESSDDSSDDSSEEDSKPAAKKPAVSATPNAKTPAKATTPAAAKKQQEESNSEDDSSEDEATVKKPAAVAVKTPAKTPAKAPAVVAKKAESSDDSSDDSSEEDSKPAAKKPVLTATTNGKTPAKAATPAAAKKQQEESSSEDDSSEDEKTTNKPVATKNPVAAATAKRKAESSEDSDSSDEEETGPAAKKPALLNSSTTKASVQKEKKESSSDSESEEEEDKPSENVKQSNNQVGQKRKLDEQQEQTIPPAKKPNFYSNFVRSSDQQESYENNKFHTPPNKTKLHQQNGGSASSGFGSGRKSFTNSDEKRGVERFRRVRAEEVEIDNRLKDNSYEAKQNAYGSYGERANQILKHTKGKSFRHEKTKKKRSGYSGGLIDTSVNSIKFED, from the exons ATGGCTGCCCTCAGTGATGCTGTTCTCGATGCGCTGGTATACGAGCATCTATCGAAGAAAGACAAAACTTTTGCCGCAGTATTTcagaaaaagttcaaatcG CCCGCATTGCCAAAAGGAGCACCGAAGCTAGATGAGATAGTGAAACATTATCAGTCTACAAAACAGAAGCTTTCGACCACTGGTAAACAGCAGGCACAGGAGGATTCGGACgacgatgaagaagaagattccgatgaggaggaggaggaggaggaggaaaaaactCCGGCAACAAATGGCAAAGTGGTAAATGGTAAAAAGGCGGCAAATGGTACCGCTGTCAAAAAAGCACAGCAAGTACCggaggatgaggatgatgacgatgacgatgaggatgaggatgaggatgatgaagaGGACAGCGATGAAGAGGATGATGAAGCACCGGCCCCCAAAGCTGGTGCAGGCGCGAAAGTCACACCAAAGGTGACGCCACTCGTTAAAAAAGTACAGCAAGAAGAATCTgatgaggacgatgatgacgatgacgaggaaGATGAGGAGGATTCAGACGAAGAGGAGACACCGAAaccacagcagcaaaagccagcagtagcagcagctggACAGAAGCGTAAAGCACAGGATGACGcagaagaggaggaagacgaTGAGGAAGATGATGAAGAGGACGACGAGGAGGATGAGGAGGCGGAAAAGCCGAAACCAGCAGCGGCAAAGAAAGCCAACAACGCCGCCAAGCccaacaccaaccaacaacagaAGAATCAAAAG TCCATCGTAAATGGAAAACCAATGACGAATGGAGAACCTCTTATGAATGGAAAAGCAGAGAAAGCAGAGTCTTCGGATGATAGCTCTGATGAGAGTTCAGAGGAGGATACGAAACCGACGGCTAAGAAACCTGCATCGGCTGTCCCAACATCAAAGACGGCAACGCCAGCAGCGGCTAAGAAACAACAGGAAGAATCCAGCAGTGAAGACGATTCTTCCGAGGATGAAGCAATAGTGAAAAAGctagcagctgttgctgtaaaGACCCCCGCAAAGGCaccagctgttgttgctaAAAAAGCAGAGTCTTCGGATGATAGCTCTGATGATAGCTCAGAGGAAGATTCGAAGCCGGCGGCTAAGAAACCTACAGTGTCTGCCACACCAAATGCCAAGACTCCTGCAAAGGCGGCGACGCCATCAGCTGCTAAGAAACAAAAGGAAGAATCGAGCAGTGAAGACGATTCTTCCGAGGATGAAGCAACAGTGAAAAAGCccgcagctgttgctgtaaaGACCTCAGCGAAAACCCCCGCAAAGGCaccagttgctgctgctaaaaAAGCAGAGTCCTCGGAGGATAGCTCTGATGATAGCTCAGAGGAAGATTCGAAACCGGCGGCTAAGAAACCTGCGGTGTCTGCCACACCAAATGCCAAGACACCTGCAAAGGCGACGACGCCAGCAGCTGCTAAGAAACAAAAGGAAGACTCAAGCAGTGAATACGATTCTTCCGAGGATGAAGCAACTGTGAAAAAGCCCACAGCTGTTGCTGTGAATACCCCAGCGAAAACCCCCGCAAAGGCaccagttgctgctgctaaaaAAGCAGAGTCCTCAGAGAATAGCTCTGATGATAGCTCAGAGGAAGATTCGAAGCCGGCGGCTAAGAAACCTGCG CCGGCAGCAGTAAAGACCCCGGCGAAGACCCCCGCAAAGGCACCAGCTCCTGTTGCTAAAAAAGCAGAGTCCTCGGAGGATAGCTCTGACGATAGTTCAGAGGAAGATTCGAAGCCAGCAGCTAAGAAACCTGTACTGATTGCCACGACAAATGGCAAGACACCTGCAAAGGCGGCGACGCCAGCCGCTGCTAAGAAACAACAGGAAGAATCGAGCAGTGAAGACAATTCTTCCGAGGATGAAGCAACAGTGAAAAAGCCCGCAGCAGTAAAGACCCCAGCGAAGACCCCCGCAAAGGCaccagctgttgttgctaAAAAAGCAGAGTCATCGGATGATAGCTCTGATGATAGCTCAGAGGAAGATTCGAAGCCGGCGGCTAAGAAACCTGCGGTGTCTGCCACACCAAATGCCAAGACTCCTGCAAAGGCGACGACGCCAGCAGCTGCTAAGAAACAACAGGAAGAATCGAGCAGTGAAGACGATTCTTCCGAGGATGAAGCAACAGTGAAAAAgccagcagctgttgctgtaaaGACGCCAGCGAAAACCCCCGCAAAGGCaccagttgctgctgctaaaaAAGCAGAGTCATCGGATGATAGCTCTGACGATAGCTCAGAGGAAGATTCGAAGCCAGCAGCTAAGAAACCTGTACTGACTGCCACGACAAATGGCAAGACACCTGCAAAGGCGGCGACGCCAGCAGCTGCTAAGAAACAACAGGAAGAATCGAGCAGTGAAGACGATTCTTCCGAGGATGAAGCAACAGTGAAAAAGCccgcagctgttgctgtaaaGACCTCAGCGAAACCCCCCGCAAAGGCaccagttgctgctgctaaaaAAGCAGAGTCCTCGGAGGATAGCTCTGATGATAGCTCAGAGGAAGATTCGAAACCGGCGGCTAAGAAACCTGCGGTGTCTGCCACACCAAATGCCAAGACTCCTGCAAAGGCGACGACGCCAGCAGCTGCTAAGAAACAACAGGAAGAATCGAGCAGTGAAGACGATTCTTCCGAGGATGAAGCAACAGTGAAAAAgccagcagctgttgctgtaaaGACGCCAGCGAAAACCCCCGCAAAGGCaccagctgttgttgctaAAAAAGCAGAGTCATCGGATGATAGCTCTGATGATAGCTCAGAGGAAGATTCGAAGCCAGCAGCTAAGAAACCTGTACTGACTGCCACGACAAATGGCAAGACACCTGCAAAGGCGGCGACGCCAGCAGCTGCTAAGAAACAACAGGAAGACTCAAGCAGTGAAGACGATTCTTCCGAGGATGAAGCAACTGTGAAAAAGCCCACAGCTGTTGCTGTGAATACCCCAGCGAAAACCCCCGCAAAGGCaccagttgctgctgctaaaaAAGCAGAGTCCTCAGAGGATAGCTCTGATGATAGCTCAGAGGAAGATTCGAAGCCGGCGGCTAAGAAACCTGCGGTGTCTGCCACACCAAATGCCAAGACTCCTGCAAAGGCGGCGACGCCAGCCGCTGCTAAGAAACAACAGGAAGAATCGAGCAGTGAAGACGATTCTTCCGAGGATGAAGCAACAGTGAAAAAGCCCGCAGCAGTAAAGACCCCAGCGAAGAGCCCCGCAAAGGCaccagctgttgttgctaAAAAAGCAGAGTCATCGGATGATAGCTCTGATGATAGCTCAGAGGAAGATTCGAAGCCGGCGGCTAAGAAACCTGCGGTGTCTGCCACACCAAATGCCAAGACACCTGCAAAGGCGACGACGCCAGCAGCTGCTAAGAAACAACAGGAAGAATCGAACAGTGAAGACGATTCTTCCGAGGATGAAGCAACAGTGAAAAAgccagcagctgttgctgtaaaGACGCCAGCGAAAACCCCCGCAAAGGCaccagctgttgttgctaAAAAAGCAGAGTCATCGGATGATAGCTCTGATGATAGCTCAGAGGAAGATTCGAAGCCAGCAGCTAAGAAACCTGTACTGACTGCCACGACAAATGGCAAGACACCTGCAAAGGCGGCGACGCCAGCAGCTGCTAAGAAACAACAGGAAGAATCGAGCAGTGAGGACGATTCTTCCGAGGATGAAAAAACTACCAACAAACCAGTTGCCACAAAGAAtccggtagcagcagcaaccgctaAGCGGAAAGCAGAATCTTCAGAAGATTCTGATAGCTCGGATGAAGAAGAGACAGGACCAGCAGCTAAGAAACCCGCCCTATTGAATTCGTCCACTACGAAAGCTTctgtacaaaaagaaaagaaagaatcgTCTTCGGATTCAGAAtcggaggaagaggaagataaGCCTTCAGAAAATGTTAAACAGTCAAATAACCAGGtgggacaaaaaaggaagctagATGAACAGCAGGAACAAACCATTCCTCCAGCAAAGAAACCGAACTTCTACAGCAACTTCGTACGGTCTAGCGATCAGCAGGAAAGCTACGAAAACAACAAG TTCCACACTCCGccgaacaaaacgaaattgCACCAACAGAATGGTGGAAGCGCCAGCAGTGGTTTCGGTAGCGGACGCAAATCATTCACCAACAGCGATGAAAAACGTGGGGTAGAGCGATTCCGCCGTGTCCGTGCAGAAGAAGTTGAAATTGATAATCGGCTGAAGGATAACTCTTACGAAGCGAAG caaaacgCATACGGATCTTACGGGGAACGAGCGAACCAAATTCTGAAGCACACCAAGGGCAAATCGTTCCGTCACgaaaagacgaaaaagaagCGTTCGGGGTATTCTGGTGGACTTATCGATACATCGGTAAATTCCATCAAGTTTGAAGATTAG